The genomic region TGTGTAGCACGTTTGTAACGGTGTGGTTGCGCTCCGCCTTGCCGTCCCCTCATTCTCCCCCCTGCCCCACCCAGTCAAAGGGAAACGTATCGGGGTTTTGGGTTTTGGATAAGACAAacgtggcggagctggtgaCGGCATCATGTCGCTCGCTGTGTGCGCACCCACCAGTGCAAACAGtgacacacgcatacacacaaaaaagCGATGGCTTTTCCTCTTGTCTCGGTGTGGCGATTCCATTGTTGTATTTAGGCCGCCACTGTATTtatttctcctctttcccacgtgtgtgtgcgtgtgtatcaCCTTGTACAACGAGTGCGTCTTTTCCGTTTaccctttcccctttcctctcgaAGATGCCCTGTttgtgcctctgtgtgttgCTGTGTTCTTCATGTGTAGTGGTTGCCCATATTCTCTTCCGCAGTGCGAATGGGGGACCTTTTGCCTGATCACCGTTTTCTCTTCTACAGTGTACCTACTCTCTACATTTCACTTACTATGGCTGTGTTGTTCTCCCCAGCTCATCCCACACTGGCCTCCTTCTACCTTTTCGCAGAGAGCCTAACGCATAGTGTGCCACTCCTCATTACGGCATAAACGCACCCGCTTGCGGTATGCAAGAATGCGAAGTAGCTGGCAATATGGAAGGAAATTTCCACTCCTCTAAACATGATCTAAGAGCTAATGGGGCTCCTACGTGGCTCTCGTTCACTCCCCGTTTTCCCTCCACTGCGCGTGCTCAGTATCTAGCACCTGAGAGGCAgttactctctctctctctcggtctctcgctcgctcgccctctctctctctctctccagcaGGTTGAACGAATGCAATGTGCCCCTTCGTGGCGGTCGCTCTTGGATTTCATTCATTTCTCTCCGAGTCTTTTTAGGCCCTATTTTCGCATTGTCGCGTGGCGGCTTTGGCTGAactcttttcctcctctaccctatcccctcttccttgctGCCTTGTGCCTTTGTTGGTTGGCTTGTTTCGCTCATAAACAACAGATGCGCGCGGGTGCGGTACCTTCGGGTTTCATTGCGTACATTTTCCTCCCCATTtgcagcagcgtgcagccttctcccctccctctccccctctcaacAACAGTTGGCGTACGCGCATCCAGTCGTGGTGGCTGCGCCTGGTATCTCCCAAGCATCTttctcttcgtgtgtgtgtgtgtggagagggagagagagaggacagaCCTCGAAGTCAGGTGAACATACCCCAGCTCACACAAGTAGGTGCGGTTGGCTTCTCTACCTTTGGTGTCTTGTTGCTTAGTTCACTCCATCTGTCCAGATCTCGAGTGCTGTCCAGATCGGCGCATTATCTTGAGTTTCGAACACACACGGTCACGCATTCGTGCCGCACAAAGCCAAGCAACTCGTTTCCATTGGCGAGTGGAGGTGACAATGTCGTGGCATAAGTGCTCCATGTGTCAGTCGAGGTTGCAGGATAATGAGCTGAACTTCTGCGTCTCctgccgcgctgccgtgTGTGGGACATGCACTCAAATCTGCTACCCGAACCGGATGAGTGTGGCCCTCTGCATGCGGTGCGCGCTACCTGACTACGTCTTCTCCTGTGGACGGTGCCACCAGCACATCTCGTATGAAGGCCTGGAGTTCTTCTGCGACATGTGTGCCAACCCCATTTGCTTCAGCTGCGTCGCTAGCGGCACTAGCTTCGAGTGTGGCAAGTTGAAATGTAGTCTGTGCTGCGAGTACCCGATGTCACAGGCAGCGCGTAATCTGGTGGTCCGCTATGTGGTAGACGGCGCCatgctgcgccagctcccGATGCCGCTCGTGTCACGTGCGGCCCCGGTGGCACCGTCGCCTCCACAAGCGCGCGTGACAGCTGCAGCGTTGGTGGCGACGATGAGCACCAAATACCGAAATCTGCTTGGGCGAGAGAAGCTCGGCGAGGGTGCTCAGGGCGTAGTGTACAAGTGCCGCACGGAGGAGaacgaggtggtggtggtgaaggagaTGGTGTTTAATAAAACGGATGTCACCGCCTTTGAGGCCCAGGCGCGACAAGTTGAACGCATGCGCCAGCTAAACCACCCTCATCTCATCCGCTACCTCGACGTCTCGGTCAAGCAGGACCCACTACGCATCTGCGTGGTCATGCCCTTCTACAACGAGGGCGATTTGAAAAAGTTCATTGAAATGCAGCGCAAACCGGTGACGGAGGTGAAGCTGTGCTCCATCGTTCTGCAGATTGCCGGCGCCCTCAGCTATCTGCATCGGCAAGAGCCACCGCTCGTTCATCGTGACATCAAGCCCGAGAACATCCTGTTGCTCAACCACAAGGAGCAGGTACTGCTGATGGACCTGGATCTCTGTCGAGCAGTAGACGTAACGGCGAGCGTCATTAAGCGGCGCGAGATGTCACCGACGTATGAGTACCGCGCACCAGAGTTGGCGACGAGCTGCGGCGATACCAAAGCAGATGTGTTTAGCCTCGGTGTGGTGATGTTCGTGCTTGCCACACTGCCGGACTTTCCATGCGTGCGCACGGACTCCGGCGAGGCGCTAGTGCTCTCCTCGTCTGAGTGGTCGCCATCGTCGTTGGAGCGTGCTATTCAGCGCGAAATTAAGGGCGTACAGGGCTACACTTACTCAAGGGAGTTTATCCGCTTAGTCGTGGCAATGCTTCTTCACAAGCCCGCCGCACGTCCCACGTCGGAGAGTGTCATCCACCGCCTGCAGAAGATCATGGAGCAGCGCCTGATGGAGGGGAAGGTGTGATGGCGGCGAGGGTGGAGAAGGCAGCATGAGAGATGGTGGGAAGCAGACGGTGCACGATGGTGCCCGCACTTGTGTGGCTTTGAtttgcatgtgtgtgcttctctgttgacgtgtgtatgtgtgtgagaggagcagcggaagTGAGAGGGatacggaggaggagggacggGGGGTAGTGAGCTCACCCGCATCCCGGATGGCGGCGGtactctttttctctccctcataTTGTGCTGTTTTGTGTGGTGccttgctttttttttccctctcttgttttACTGTGCTTTATCGCTATCGTGTTTGCGTCTGCGTAGTGGCGACGGTGGCCGAGGAAGCGGTGCCGTCTGTAGCAGCCGCCTTGTGCTGCACATCCTTTTTGTGTGCCCACCAcgacgccgccgtggtggACTGATGGCGCATACACTTTTACAGGATtgcagcgtggcggtggtggggctCTCTGGATTTTTTCTTTTATGTGCTGCCTTTTGAGCCTCCTTgcatgtatgcgtgtgtgtgtgtgtgtgccagcccgctgctcctgctctcctttccttgTTTTGGTTCTTTTCGTCTCTCGCAGAAAAGAGTGGCTGAGAAGGCTGGGGCGTGGTGGTCGCTGTGCCTGCTTCTCTGAGACATGTGCACGTGCTcatcttttcttcccccttGCCCCCCGCTCGCTCTCACTCCTTTCGCCATGCACTCCTCCCCCGCAAAATGCAGGGCCATGGATACGACGATGTGCACCTA from Leishmania braziliensis MHOM/BR/75/M2904 complete genome, chromosome 29 harbors:
- a CDS encoding putative protein kinase, coding for MSWHKCSMCQSRLQDNELNFCVSCRAAVCGTCTQICYPNRMSVALCMRCALPDYVFSCGRCHQHISYEGLEFFCDMCANPICFSCVASGTSFECGKLKCSLCCEYPMSQAARNLVVRYVVDGAMLRQLPMPLVSRAAPVAPSPPQARVTAAALVATMSTKYRNLLGREKLGEGAQGVVYKCRTEENEVVVVKEMVFNKTDVTAFEAQARQVERMRQLNHPHLIRYLDVSVKQDPLRICVVMPFYNEGDLKKFIEMQRKPVTEVKLCSIVLQIAGALSYLHRQEPPLVHRDIKPENILLLNHKEQVLLMDLDLCRAVDVTASVIKRREMSPTYEYRAPELATSCGDTKADVFSLGVVMFVLATLPDFPCVRTDSGEALVLSSSEWSPSSLERAIQREIKGVQGYTYSREFIRLVVAMLLHKPAARPTSESVIHRLQKIMEQRLMEGKV